The Indicator indicator isolate 239-I01 chromosome 18, UM_Iind_1.1, whole genome shotgun sequence region GTCACCCACATGCTGTAAAGCTCCTGGCTGAAGGCGGGCGCGTTGTCGTTCACATCCGTCACCTGCACCCACAGGCTTTGCCGAGAGCTCAGGCGCCGCGGGCCCCAGTCCGTCGCTCGGATGCTGATGTTATACTCTGCTGTCGTCTCCCTGTCGAGCGCCGCGTTGGTTCTCAGCTCGTAGAAATTGCCGAATGTGGGGGTGAGAGTGAAGGGCAAATCTCCTTCGATGGTGCACTCTGTCCTGCCGTTGTCACCGGCGTCTCTGTCCCGCACGCTGAAGATGGCCACCAGGGTACGTGGAGGGGCATCTTCAGGAATGGAGGCAGTGTGTGATGTCAGCTGTATCTCCGGGGCGTTGTCATTCACATCCTCTACCTCCACCTGGACTTTGCAATGAGCAAATAGTCCTCCACCGTCGCTGGCTTTCACCATCATCTCAtgttttttcatttcctcaAAGTCCAGGTTACCTGCCACCCGAATCTCTCCTGTGTCAGGGTTCAGATCAAAGATCTCCCCGGAACCTTTTGAAACCTTTGTGAAGCCGTACTGCACTTTCCCGTAGGACCCTTCGTCGGGATCTGTGGCTACCACTCTGACCACCAGCTGCCCCGGGGGGCTGTTCTCTGTCAGGCGCACCTCATAGACCTCCCGACTGAACTTCGGGGTGTTGTCATTGGCATCCAGAACCAGAATGCGAATCTGAACTGTACCTGACTTGGGTGGCGAACCCCCATCTATGGCGGTGAGGAGTAAATTCATCTCTGGGTTCTCTTCTCGGTCCAGCTGCCGCTCTAGGACGAGCTCGGGATATATTGCTCCTTTCTCCGTTGCAAGAGCTAGGGAGAAATGTGAATTGGATTCCAGGCTGTAATTCCGTAAAGCATTGCTACCCACATCAGCATCCTGGGCACTTTCCAGAGGAAAACggaagctgggagctgtggtttCCAGAATCTCGAAAACCATCTCCTTCTTAGCGAACACAGGAGAGTTGTCGTTCACATCAAGAACCTCCACCTCCCCTCGGATCAGCTGTAAAGGATTGTCCAAGAAAAGAGTAAAGAAGAGCGTGCAGGTCTCGCTCTGAGGACAGAGCTCCTCTCGGTCCAGAGACTCCGTGGTCGTCAGCACTCCGGTACTCGGGTTGAGGCGGAAAAGCTGCTGGTTCCCCTCGAACACAACGCGCGCCTTGCGAGCTGCCAGCTGGCTCGGATCCAGCCCCAGGTCCTGGGCAATATTGCCCACAAAGGAGTCCTTCTCCATTTCCTCCGCCACAGAATAGCGGAGGCTTTCGGCCCTGCTCTGCCACACGCAAACGCACAGAAGGAACAAGATCACTTGCCTGAGGTTGCCTCTGCTCCGTCTCCCGTTCCACGCCATTGCTCTCCACAAAAGCCAGACAGCGTCTTCTCGGCTTGCCGGCATTTGCAAGCAGCGTCCCAGGAAGAGCCGTGTTTGCCAGGGACGGCAGGGAAAGGCTTCAGCAAGCCCCCGAGCAGCTCGGCTGCATTCGCCTCTGCCGTTCCCgagcagctctctgggctgctttTGTGTGCCGGTGCTGCAGAGCCGGGGCGGGGAGAGGAAGCTGCGGGTCCGTGGTCAACACCGCCACCTAGCGTCGTCAGCGGGAATGGTTCCTCTGCCACCGTCAAATAGCCATTGACCGGTTCAGCTGCTCCTAGCTTC contains the following coding sequences:
- the LOC128972873 gene encoding protocadherin beta-15-like, producing the protein MEKDSFVGNIAQDLGLDPSQLAARKARVVFEGNQQLFRLNPSTGVLTTTESLDREELCPQSETCTLFFTLFLDNPLQLIRGEVEVLDVNDNSPVFAKKEMVFEILETTAPSFRFPLESAQDADVGSNALRNYSLESNSHFSLALATEKGAIYPELVLERQLDREENPEMNLLLTAIDGGSPPKSGTVQIRILVLDANDNTPKFSREVYEVRLTENSPPGQLVVRVVATDPDEGSYGKVQYGFTKVSKGSGEIFDLNPDTGEIRVAGNLDFEEMKKHEMMVKASDGGGLFAHCKVQVEVEDVNDNAPEIQLTSHTASIPEDAPPRTLVAIFSVRDRDAGDNGRTECTIEGDLPFTLTPTFGNFYELRTNAALDRETTAEYNISIRATDWGPRRLSSRQSLWVQVTDVNDNAPAFSQELYSMWVTENNSPMVRIGSVHASDADAGSNARVQYALEREEGQEQPALSVSSESGDVYVVRSLDYERLRALEVWVRAADGGSPALSARALLRVLVRDENDNAPVVLHPGAESSAGVGELVPRWAPAGYLVAKVVAVDADAGQNAWLSYELAKATEPGLFRLGLHSGEVRTARAVAERDAPRHRLVVLVRDRGQPPRSASATLAIALLHDFSDAHLRLSHEAAPAEPDDTLTLYLIACLACVSALCLATGLAALLMKLRRDRQRNAEPLPTFPTAVAESDAGSLPRSLMYDVCLATGSLSSDFHFLGPVLPCFPAGIPPGAALQRSSVCSQDASNLAERVDCAAQVRNRSRGDGLDFGDFALTLAFWFRFRTERAAGSSKTQGSRAGIKQRNLSR